A genomic segment from Vicugna pacos unplaced genomic scaffold, VicPac4 scaffold_104, whole genome shotgun sequence encodes:
- the LOC140694821 gene encoding uncharacterized protein has product MPQHLVSQLTGLSCTEENEFGLNNTSTYLASWTLGLRAALPHTGAYDNCLPSAPPVHVSPSTFPRLPSSSPILPPSVPLLSQDPERIAGPPVHAQLLPAGPRVGSSSSEPGIGPNGFSALSPCRPLATAWGRGLWLWKCKEQHNLRRWRPRDIALLKSSWQNLLYKNFSLIQS; this is encoded by the exons atgccccaacacttggtctcccaacttactggcctgtcctgcactgaggagaatgaatttggactcaataacacttctacctacctagcaagttggacactgggactgagggcagctctcccacacacaggggcctacg ataactgccttccctctgctcctcctgtccatgtgtctccctccacttttccccgcctcccctcctcctcccctattctccctccctcggttccccttctctctcaggacccagagcggatcgctggccctcctgtgcatgcgcagttgctgccagctggaccgcgggttggaagctccagctccgagccggggatcggccccaatggcttctcagctctgtcgccctgtaggcctttggctactgcctggggccggggcctctggctgtggaagtgcaag gaacagcacaacctgaggcgttggagacccagggacattgcactcctaaagagctcctggcaaaatctg